CAGTAGAAGCCGAGGTCGTCCATGGTGCGGGCGATGTCCCGGGCCGTGAAGTACACCTCGGCGAATCGTTCGTTCGGGTAACGGCGTTCATCGGCCGGTGTGCCGTTCTTGCCGATGTTGTCGAGCTCGATCTGACCGACGTAGAGCACCGAGAACTTGGTGATCACTTTGCCCTCCAGCCCCCATCGACGACGAGGGTATGCCCCGTGATGTAGGCGGCCTCCTCCGAGGCCAGGAAGCACACGGCGGCGGCGATGTCCTCCACCGTCCCCCGGCGGCCTGCGGGCACCACCGCTCGAATCTGCTCTTCGCTGACGGCGATACCCCGGCCGCTCATGTCGGGCACGCCGGGACCGAGGAGTTGCTGGGAATGCTGCCGGAGCCCCGTCAGGATCGGTCCCGGGCAGACCGCGTTGACCGTGATGCCGCGAGCCGAATAGGTCACGGCCATCTGTCGCGTCAGCCCCACCACTCCGTGCTTGGCCGCCACGTAGGCGGCGCCGCCACCCGTGCCGTTGAGCCCGGCCACCGAGGCCATGTTGACGATCCGACCGCGGCCACGCGGCAGCATTTCGCGCAGTGCGCGCTTGCAGCCGAAAAAGACGCCGGTGAGGTCGATGTCGAGCACCCGGCGCCACACCGCTTCGTCGGTCTCGTCCACGTTGAAGTAGCCGTCCAGGATGCCGGCGTTGTTGACCATGATCTCCAGGGGGCCCAGCGCGGCGACAGCGCCGTCCACCGCGCGGTCCAGGTCGGCAGCCCGGCTCACGTCGGCCTGGAAGGCGACGGCGCGGCCACCGGCCTTGGTGATCACGTTGGCGGTCTCGCGGGCGGCGGCCTCCTGGACGTCGACCGCCGCCACCGCCGCGCCCCGGGCGGCCAGCAACTGGGCGGTGGCCCGACCGATTCCCGAGCCGGCGCCGGTCACCACCGCCGTCCCACTGTGGATCGTGCTCATGTCAGGAACTCCTTCATCGCGGTCGCCGCGGCGTCCGGGGACTCGTGAACGAGCATGTGACCGCCCGGCAGCAGCTTCACCGCCGCGCCCTTGATGCGGCACTGCCACTCGTCGGCGTAGCTGACCGGGTTCACCTGATCCGCGTCCCCCCAGAGCAGGAGCGTTGGGGCCTCGATGCGATGCAGCCGCTTCCGCAGTCCTTTGTCCGGAATGGGCCAGACGAATTTCGCGATGGCCGCCCGGCGAGCGATCGACTCGATCTGGGCGGCGACCTTCTGGGTTTCGTCCACGGGCTGGGCGGCCCACTGCTGCGCTGCCTCCGACGTCGGATCGCGCCACAGCAGGCGGCTGAGCTCGTCGGGAGGCAGGATGAGGATGTCGGCGGACGGCGCGTCGTCACGCCAGAGGCCCAGCGGCGCGACGAGCACGAGCCGGTCCACCCGCTCGGGGAACAGCGCCGCCAGCTCCGCCGCCACCATGCCTCCGAAGAAATGTCCGGCCAGGTGGGCGCGGGCGATCCCCAGCGCATCCAGCAGCTCCTCGTAGGCCAGGGTCAGGTCCAGCACGTCGTCCAGCGTCTCCACCCCTCGGGAGCCTCCCACGCCGGGATGCTGCGGGGCCGTGACCGCGCAATGCTCGGCCAGCCGATCGAGGACGGCGGGCCAGGGGCCCGGCTCGTGCATGGAGTGAAAGTACACCAGGGGGACGCCCCGGCCGGCGGCGAGCACCTGGAAGCTGAGCGCCCCACCCCGAAGCTGGATCACCC
The sequence above is drawn from the Candidatus Methylomirabilota bacterium genome and encodes:
- a CDS encoding alpha/beta hydrolase, producing MAFGMPAAAMMDDRVIQLRGGALSFQVLAAGRGVPLVYFHSMHEPGPWPAVLDRLAEHCAVTAPQHPGVGGSRGVETLDDVLDLTLAYEELLDALGIARAHLAGHFFGGMVAAELAALFPERVDRLVLVAPLGLWRDDAPSADILILPPDELSRLLWRDPTSEAAQQWAAQPVDETQKVAAQIESIARRAAIAKFVWPIPDKGLRKRLHRIEAPTLLLWGDADQVNPVSYADEWQCRIKGAAVKLLPGGHMLVHESPDAAATAMKEFLT
- a CDS encoding glucose 1-dehydrogenase, which produces MSTIHSGTAVVTGAGSGIGRATAQLLAARGAAVAAVDVQEAAARETANVITKAGGRAVAFQADVSRAADLDRAVDGAVAALGPLEIMVNNAGILDGYFNVDETDEAVWRRVLDIDLTGVFFGCKRALREMLPRGRGRIVNMASVAGLNGTGGGAAYVAAKHGVVGLTRQMAVTYSARGITVNAVCPGPILTGLRQHSQQLLGPGVPDMSGRGIAVSEEQIRAVVPAGRRGTVEDIAAAVCFLASEEAAYITGHTLVVDGGWRAK